In Bacteroides cellulosilyticus, the genomic stretch CAATGTGCCTTTCTTGGAAAACTTAATATCTTTTATCAGTGATAGCACAGGAAAAATAATTTCAGCATCAAGTATTAGCAAATACATGAAAACACAACAGATAGAAGTTACTACCACTGTCATATTAAACTATCTGGCCTACTTTTGCAATGCTTTTATCATCAACAAGGTTCCCAGATATGATATTCATGGTAAACGCCTCCTGGAATCCAGTGAAAAGTATTATTTTGAAGATTTAGGACTTAGAAATGCCTTAACCGGTTCCAACCAAATCGGAGATATTGAGAAATTAATAGAAAACGCAATCTATCTGCACCTCAAAAGCCAAGGATTTACAGTGTCTGTAGGGCAATTCCGACAAATGGAAATTGATTTCGTGGCTAAAAAGAATGGGCAAACCATATATGTACAAGCCACGTATCTTCTTGCATCGGAAGATACCATAGAACGAGAATTCGGTAATCTTCAACTTATTAAAGACAACTACCCTAAATATGTCATTTCATTAGACCCATTCCATAAAGTGAATGACCGGGAAGGCATTACGCAACTTCATCTAAGGGAAT encodes the following:
- a CDS encoding ATP-binding protein, with protein sequence MNYKEFLEFHQLEDIDSSLMKYLTYGGLPQLYRIGIENQDLAQDYLHNIYNTIILKDVIAREQIRNVPFLENLISFISDSTGKIISASSISKYMKTQQIEVTTTVILNYLAYFCNAFIINKVPRYDIHGKRLLESSEKYYFEDLGLRNALTGSNQIGDIEKLIENAIYLHLKSQGFTVSVGQFRQMEIDFVAKKNGQTIYVQATYLLASEDTIEREFGNLQLIKDNYPKYVISLDPFHKVNDREGITQLHLREFLRRDF